The Ostrea edulis chromosome 1, xbOstEdul1.1, whole genome shotgun sequence genomic sequence tgagattgatcactgtacgttatcttcgcCTGTAATGCCACCGGATGATAATTCGAAACACACCGCCCGTCCCTTAAACTTAGTCTAATtaacaaaggaatatatgctATCAACATGAACAACATCGTTGGTTATAATACAGTTCAGACTTGTATTCCAAGTTCCGGTCAACACCCTGTATTACCCACAAGTGTAcctctactattgcatccatttgtaaatttacaaacacaCTTTACGCTTAGATAtagatgatcttattcaaaattataggggaaaacagagtgccaaaaaaagtggagtcaaattcgtctaacgATAATAtaccataggatttgcgaaatgctgactttaaacgaaactgttgaaatccctgcatcatcaacttgttttcagtagcctgcctcgatttaaaaactgaccacacaccgaacaagctcttgcgtatcaaatcagttgagagatattaacaccatatgtaggtgataatggaatattgctacataaatatgggaagttgacgatggagaagttgaaatcgtcctgtttgtcataaagttgagttgttagtttaccgttatatatatttccaataaaatattcaagtatgaagcagaagtggacgagctcacagggatatatcgaatcgacatataaatgaaaattatcattgttgatagataatacatcgtcgatatatataaatgtcaaattcaaggccacagcaagagatttttttcttctcacgtaaaagtGTTTcgataaattctgcttcataggtatataaaaacaagtcagctaacaaaggagcacaattcgtgcccttgttgattccaacagactgttggaagacctgaacACCAAAGACCACGATGATAATTATTGTCAAttaggaactccagcatattttgtatttcaacttcagagtgctTGTGTGgggaatcagaatggtgtttaacaaaggaaTTTTTTGGATGGCTGAATACTAGATtcgaatatttccgttttccattattttaaagaagcaactgcctatgatgtcaaaaagtctagtctttaattcatcgtgaggaatggtagtgtaaagtgttgaaaagtcataccttttgattttcttgttttgggaaaagttttgcgatttcaaattcaCTAAAAATTCTCCAgaagtttttagaatccacatttgatttacaccacttctggtatatgtagtcgcacaataCTTTTgaggtttctccttcacagctgttaatgttttcgtgaggagcaaagataggggctttgtagaacatttactggattcagcaatgtatctttatttgtaagggtttttatgaaatttaggaatctagtataggtacggtaactcatattcatccgacccattgactaggatattaaatgtgtctaacattgaagcatggttttgaagaattcatcttttgaaaaggcaaatatcattttaattgtGATTTCCCGCTCTTGCGTGGGGTTTTATCTAGTACAAATAAAAAGGaatacttgtaaaaaaaaacaccccaacaACCCAAAAAGCAATAATCAAAATGCAAAAACAACCCCTGGAAATATATGACAAGAAAACCAATGTCAAAGTATATAACATAAATCGAATTaatgtgtaatacatgtacatcaaatctATGAAATGTCattatactctctctctctctctctctctctctctctctctctcgtcctGGTTACGAAaggaacgctctaccactgagctactgtgACCGGTGTATACACTTAATGAAGTAAAGACACAGCTACatgaacattgtaaataatGTAACAATCATAGACATACAGAAACGAAACCATGAATTCAAACTGATTTATCTCGATTAATACTATGTCCACCGTCAATGTTAATTTACttttgtttcatacatgtacaataacacacaatatttgaatttattacATATTGAATAAGTTGTCCTGTTTGAAATTCAATATGATCgtatcttttttcttcttcagaaaaaCTGGTAAATAACTTGCACATGGCTGAAACAAGAAGAACTGAAGATGATCCTGAATATGCTTCCTACAACTATACAGATTCGAGTATATTCAGCAATAGCCTACGCCATAGCAATGAAGAAAACACGTACGACCATTCGGAACGAGGAAGCTACAACATCTTATCTCTAAGAACCAGATCATCAATGGTAAATGAAAATGACGAGGGGTGTGATGTGGCTTCATGCAGTTTTCCACATTCATCTTACAGTATGTCAAAATCTAAAGTCGAGGAGTTGAATGTCGGGATAGAACCAGAATGTTTGATCAACCTATTTCACGAGGACGAAGGTCAAAAAGTAATATATACCAAATGGGAAAAGGAAACTAATCCTAAATCACCGACTACAAGTATCAACAGACCAAAGTCAAGCATATGGTGATAGCGACATACTGCGTCATGTCCTGAAAAAGAGGAATTTCGTGTCTAGTTGTGCCGCGAACAAAGAGAAAGTGGTTATTTAAAAACCCAAAATCATGAATACATGCATGTCTGTATGCTGCATTAAGTTCACAGGAGGATGTTGCTTTTGATTGGAATACATGATTAGAAGTCCATACAATAAAAACATAATGATTGAGTTTGCTTCTCAAAACCAAATCTCAGAAAACTTGTTACACGTAACTTTAGTACAGTTTTTGATAATTCCAATATTTGAAGAATGtaggtacatacatgtatctatgaaggaaaattaaaatgatattccGTCTCATCTCCActtgtgtacatgtactacagtgtatattattctaagacaaaatatttgtttgttgtcATTTTTGGCGTATCTTGAAAAACACTTTTTGTCTTATCAGCCATAATAAAAGTCACGGTGGTGGCAAAGTACAGCATACACCATggcttgttattcatattcgatttGTAAAACTTGGAGGATAATGGGGGCTATACGTGTTCTATGTAACAATAGAAACATTGATTAATTATGCTTTGGTGATATACTAGGTCGAGTAGAATGAATTAAAGTTTAACGATGTCCGATGAAGGTCTgattatattttacaatatttattacaATGGATATACTTCCGCAAATTATGAAATGTTTCTGCAGAATAATTTATTACTAATTGAAATGAAGCTTGTAAATATTGGTGTGAATTCCGGAAACAATTCTAGAGTTGAAAATCTGAAAGTAAAAATCTGCAGAATAAGTGTACTTAATATTACTGTCATCGAATGTTTACCCGACATGTTAGGTTTCGTCTTCATTACGATTCTCCTTAAACTTGTGCATCCTGCTGAAGGGGACTGTCACGTAAACAACTGGTAATTCAGTTattctacaaattttaaatattgttACAAAAGATTGCATGATATTTATCATAAAGTTTAAATGTTACATAATCTAAATGTGTGAACTATTTTCTGTATTTTGAATTGACCTGAATAGCAGATTTTATCAATCTACTTAAAATGTACCTATATGATAATACCTGTTCACGTTATCTCAAATTAGATTTCCTTTTATGACTCTTGATATGGAGTAATAttcatgtgcatgtattttcCACCAAAAATGAACTTTAACACAGCCAATTATCATACACAGGCCATTGTCATGTGAAGCCAACTTCAAAGTAGGGCCCGATAAATGTGAACGTAAGTAAAGTACTACCAAAATAATTGGCACAGAGAATTTATGTAACAAATCGTGTGAACACGGCTCTAAGAAATAGAAAACTACATTGAACTGACAACTCATTTCAGCATGTGAAGCCGGTAAATATGGATGTAACTGCTCCCAGGACTGCACCGTCAATACATATGGTTTGAACTGCTACCTCAAGTGTAATTGTTCTGTGGATGAACTTTGTGACCCAGCAGTTGGATGTGTTAGCTTCAACATCACTTCAacgtacaaaacatttacaCAACAAACATCGGTTTCagcatcatcatcatcatcatcatcatcaacaaCACCATCTTCATCATCAGGTTTATATTCTTCCTTATTACACGTCTACTGATTTATCTCCCTTTAAATTTAATACAATAAAACTGTCTATTTCCCAGAAAATGCAAAATCACCGCAACTCCATATCtaatattcattgatatttttaacCAATTAAAATACCCGCTAGGTGGAGCGTTCCGCACTGAGGTCTGTGACATATTGTTATTATTAGACGTCATGAAAGAAAAACTGTAATCATAATGGTCATTCGatcaagctcttgcgtatcaaatcagttgagagatataaacaccatatgcaggtgataatggaatattgctacataaatatgggaagttgacgatggagacgttgaaatcatcccgtttgtcataaagttgagttgttagtttgccgttaatatctactttcaataacatatctaagtatgaaacagaagtggacgactctttggtgtcttttatttcgagttcactgggatatatcgaatcgactgAATGCAAATtataattgttaatagataattcatcgtcgatatatctaaatgtcaaattgaaggccacagcaagagattttttcatctcaagtagaagttttttttaaaacataaattctgcttcataggaatatagaaacaggtcaggtAACAAAGGCGCTCTATCAAGAGTTAAAGAAAGCTCTTTTTTATTacagattatttgaatttagatataagaaactttgttgatattaaaaaatggACTTTTTATACAAATTGGGTTGACAAAGGCATTAAGACCTTGAATGGCTTAGTTTTACAGAATGGaacattcaaatgttttactgaTGTAAAAGATGTGGTTGGTACAAAGAACCTTTTAAGCTATTATTGTCTTATTTCAAAAGTAcccaaaaatattaaaaaaacaaattactgattttaaaaacaaagtacATCATGAATTTTTGAGTCCAAATCAATGCATTGTACAGAAATGAACTCTAGTTCtaatgttaaattgttatatcaAGTTTTGAAGGAAAAGGAATTCATAGCCCCACAACTCAAAAGAGAGAAGGGGGAAACTTATCTCAGTGAAACTATTTCAGGAAAATGTTAGGAAGTTTACTGTATGAACGCATCATTATgcacaaaagaaacaaaattaattgattttcaatacCGTAGTATGTGTTATATAGCTACAAACTCTTTCCTTCACAAACTTAAACTTGTAGACAATGACTTGTGTTCATTTTGCAAAAGCGAAAGAGAAACAGTCACtaatattttttatgactgTGCGTATGTATCTGCTTTCTGGAGAGATTTTGTGAAATGGTACAATGCACTTGAAAAAGATTATAAAATCAAAAAAGAATTGTGTTACTAGGCAATATTGATGGAAGCTGTTtggaaaattttcttcttttgttagtaATAGAGCACATTTATTACTCCAGATCACAGGG encodes the following:
- the LOC130046482 gene encoding uncharacterized protein LOC130046482, whose protein sequence is MSDEGLIIFYNIYYNGYTSANYEMFLQNNLLLIEMKLVNIGVNSGNNSRVENLKVKICRISVLNITVIECLPDMLGFVFITILLKLVHPAEGDCHVNNWPLSCEANFKVGPDKCEPCEAGKYGCNCSQDCTVNTYGLNCYLKCNCSVDELCDPAVGCVSFNITSTYKTFTQQTSVSASSSSSSSSTTPSSSSEAQETTTVLRNSAAPLKPLTMFNAVIIALAASLVLVVTLSISCIVIVLRRNSKKGTKTATKTKNSEEMSETAEQNPDFHSYLTISERSFRLYADVHYDEAEERKSLTSVSLHSKGYDTSISDKSGGSGYYLTPTVKTAKKDTNGSQSSVTPTVKTAQKDATGSQSSGDYDDTITNCSETCI